A genome region from Arthrobacter sp. SLBN-100 includes the following:
- the ggh gene encoding glucosylglycerate hydrolase → MSQAAGGHIYPIQDLEELGLRARDVLAANDLGTMVTAAPNLYPHMWSWDAAFVATGLSTVSVARALRELDYLVAAQWKSGMIPHIVFSDVPGYFPDVERWGTRGASPEGVQSSGICQPPVHATMLRRIVERATAAGGEDARLADEFTRRTLPQWIDWHAWLRSARGGDDSALLTIYHGWESGMDNSPRFDGPYSRVQPGEMEPFVRTDTLKVTDRSQRPSDEEYSRYLWLVQQMADVAFDDARLPGVMAFQVKDVFMSAIFAAANEDLAVLAEQFGLPEEAPQLRQWAREFRDGVDATVDARTGLARDRDALTGEWIGPPTMAGFAPLISTTNQALLDRQLELFEGPDWTGDPRLAFPLPASTSTTYEGLKPRQYWRGPVWPVMNWYLAHCLRRRGDEKRYRQLREASLAQLMEGHFGEYYEPFTGEPLGSMDQSWTAAVALEWLSDPENG, encoded by the coding sequence ATGAGCCAGGCGGCTGGCGGACATATTTACCCCATCCAGGACCTGGAGGAGCTCGGCCTGCGTGCCAGGGACGTCCTGGCGGCCAATGACCTAGGCACCATGGTGACGGCGGCCCCGAACCTGTATCCGCACATGTGGAGCTGGGACGCCGCCTTCGTCGCCACCGGATTGTCCACCGTGAGCGTCGCACGGGCTTTACGGGAGCTCGACTACCTGGTGGCCGCACAGTGGAAAAGCGGGATGATCCCGCACATCGTGTTCTCCGACGTCCCCGGCTACTTCCCGGACGTCGAGAGATGGGGGACCCGGGGCGCTTCTCCGGAGGGTGTGCAGTCCAGCGGTATCTGCCAGCCGCCTGTGCATGCCACGATGTTGCGGCGCATCGTGGAACGGGCGACGGCGGCGGGAGGCGAGGATGCGAGGCTCGCGGATGAATTCACCCGGCGGACGCTGCCGCAATGGATCGACTGGCACGCCTGGCTGCGGAGCGCCCGCGGTGGGGACGACTCGGCCCTGCTCACCATCTATCACGGCTGGGAGTCCGGGATGGACAACTCGCCGCGCTTCGACGGCCCGTACTCCAGGGTCCAGCCGGGGGAGATGGAGCCGTTTGTCCGCACAGACACCCTGAAGGTCACGGATCGCAGCCAGCGTCCCAGCGACGAGGAATACAGCCGCTACCTTTGGCTGGTGCAGCAGATGGCTGACGTAGCCTTCGACGACGCCCGGCTGCCCGGCGTGATGGCCTTCCAGGTCAAGGATGTCTTCATGTCTGCGATCTTTGCCGCGGCTAATGAGGACCTCGCCGTGCTGGCGGAACAGTTCGGCCTGCCGGAGGAGGCACCCCAGCTGCGGCAGTGGGCCCGGGAATTCCGCGACGGCGTCGACGCAACCGTGGATGCACGGACCGGGCTTGCGCGGGACCGGGATGCGCTGACCGGGGAATGGATCGGACCGCCCACCATGGCCGGCTTCGCGCCCCTGATTTCGACGACAAACCAGGCCCTCCTTGACCGGCAATTGGAGCTCTTCGAGGGGCCGGACTGGACCGGCGACCCACGCCTGGCCTTCCCGCTGCCCGCCTCCACATCCACCACATACGAGGGGTTGAAGCCCCGCCAATATTGGCGGGGACCGGTATGGCCGGTGATGAACTGGTACCTGGCCCACTGCCTGCGGAGACGCGGCGACGAAAAGCGCTATCGCCAGCTGCGCGAGGCCTCCCTCGCCCAGCTGATGGAGGGCCACTTCGGTGAGTACTACGAGCCCTTCACCGGTGAACCGCTGGGCAGCATGGACCAGTCGTGGACAGCTGCCGTGGCGCTGGAATGGCTTTCCGATCCTGAGAACGGTTGA
- a CDS encoding aldo/keto reductase, whose protein sequence is MTAATVHLGDGLHVSPLGFGGMALTPVYGDVDPEDALRTLHHAVDSGVSFIDTADIYGGGSNEELIGRLLRERRDEVQLATKFGLVGSPADGYTDIRGDAAHIRQALDHSLQRLGTDVIDLYYMHRRDLRVPIVETVEAMAELVQQGKVKHLGLSEVTAQELEEASAVHPIAAVQSEWSIWSRDVERNVVPAAAALGVGFVPYSPLGRGFLTGTVDASSLGDNDFRRRIPRFTPDAASANQAVVATVRAVADELGATPAQVALAWLLAQGKRLGLAVVPIPGTRKTHRIDENLGAVALELTPAQLDALAGASNAVVGSRSADPNWVSQGRE, encoded by the coding sequence ATGACTGCAGCAACTGTCCACCTCGGCGATGGCCTCCACGTCAGCCCGCTCGGCTTTGGCGGAATGGCCCTCACACCGGTGTACGGGGACGTTGATCCGGAGGATGCGCTCCGGACGTTGCATCACGCCGTCGACTCCGGTGTCAGCTTCATTGACACCGCGGATATCTACGGCGGAGGCAGCAATGAGGAACTGATCGGCCGGTTGCTGCGGGAGCGGCGGGACGAGGTCCAGCTGGCCACCAAATTCGGCCTGGTGGGCTCGCCTGCTGACGGGTACACGGATATCCGGGGCGACGCGGCCCATATCCGGCAGGCGCTGGACCACAGCCTGCAACGGCTGGGCACGGACGTGATTGACCTCTACTACATGCACCGCCGTGACCTCCGCGTTCCGATTGTGGAAACCGTGGAGGCCATGGCGGAGCTTGTGCAGCAGGGCAAGGTCAAGCACCTGGGGCTGTCGGAGGTGACGGCCCAGGAGCTGGAGGAAGCCTCCGCCGTCCACCCCATTGCAGCCGTCCAGAGCGAATGGTCCATCTGGAGCCGCGACGTGGAACGCAACGTTGTTCCTGCCGCGGCCGCCTTGGGGGTGGGCTTTGTGCCGTACTCGCCGCTGGGCCGGGGATTCCTCACCGGCACCGTTGACGCCTCCAGCCTGGGGGACAACGACTTCCGACGCCGGATCCCCCGTTTTACCCCTGACGCAGCGAGTGCCAACCAGGCGGTGGTGGCCACCGTCCGCGCCGTGGCAGACGAGCTTGGTGCAACGCCTGCCCAAGTGGCCCTCGCGTGGCTGCTGGCCCAAGGCAAGCGGCTGGGCCTGGCCGTCGTCCCCATCCCCGGCACGCGCAAGACGCACCGGATCGACGAGAACCTGGGCGCCGTGGCATTGGAGCTGACCCCGGCGCAACTGGACGCACTCGCTGGAGCATCGAACGCCGTCGTCGGCTCCCGCTCCGCGGATCCCAACTGGGTGTCCCAAGGCCGTGAGTAG
- a CDS encoding DMT family transporter, with the protein MLRRSIPWLVLLASAVLEAVWATALGLSDGFSKPLPTQVFAVAAALSMAGLGMAVRHIPLGTAYAIWVGVGAALTVGWAMATGVEPFSVLKLLFIAGIVACAAGLKALPAGTGQPATGSPHVEASAAESPHV; encoded by the coding sequence ATGCTGCGGCGTTCGATTCCCTGGCTGGTCCTCCTGGCCTCGGCCGTCCTGGAAGCGGTGTGGGCAACAGCCCTTGGCCTGTCCGACGGCTTCAGCAAGCCCCTGCCCACCCAGGTCTTCGCCGTGGCTGCCGCCTTGAGCATGGCGGGCCTGGGGATGGCCGTCCGGCACATCCCGCTGGGTACTGCCTACGCCATTTGGGTGGGCGTGGGTGCCGCACTGACGGTGGGCTGGGCCATGGCCACCGGCGTGGAGCCCTTCAGCGTGCTGAAACTGCTGTTCATCGCCGGAATCGTGGCCTGCGCGGCCGGGCTGAAGGCGCTGCCCGCAGGCACTGGCCAGCCCGCCACCGGATCTCCCCACGTTGAAGCCTCCGCCGCTGAATCTCCCCACGTTTAA
- a CDS encoding ferritin, with protein MTTSSFNALLSTQIGNEFTASQQYIAVATWFANQDLPQLARYFYRQSVEERNHAMMMVQYMLDRDITFTIPGVPAVRNDFASVTEPLALALQQEKEVTRNIEDLFRAARGENDALGEQFMLWFLKEQVEEVASMTTLLNIAERADNLFDIENFIARETIGNGGRDTAAPEAAGGTL; from the coding sequence ATGACCACATCATCGTTCAATGCGCTCCTGTCCACCCAGATCGGCAACGAATTCACGGCATCGCAGCAGTACATTGCGGTGGCCACCTGGTTCGCCAACCAGGACCTCCCCCAACTGGCCCGCTACTTCTACCGGCAATCGGTGGAGGAGCGGAACCACGCCATGATGATGGTGCAGTACATGCTGGACCGGGACATCACGTTCACCATTCCGGGTGTTCCTGCCGTCCGCAACGACTTCGCCTCCGTCACGGAGCCGCTGGCGCTTGCCCTGCAGCAGGAAAAAGAGGTTACCCGGAACATCGAAGACCTGTTCCGGGCCGCACGGGGTGAAAACGACGCCCTGGGCGAGCAGTTTATGCTCTGGTTCCTGAAGGAGCAGGTGGAGGAGGTGGCCTCCATGACCACGCTCCTGAACATCGCCGAGCGTGCGGACAACCTGTTCGACATCGAGAACTTCATCGCCCGTGAAACCATCGGCAATGGCGGCCGTGACACCGCCGCTCCGGAAGCTGCCGGCGGGACCCTCTAG
- a CDS encoding ROK family protein yields the protein MTQQRTLVGGSGQPPVGLATSAGHLLQLLRSNAAGYSRAALLDMTGMARSTLYERLDALFAAGLVYEATPLSAQRGRPPRALRFDDRDKLVLGIEVGHTHAGIHLLSLGREIVANARLPIDIKQPQEAVVSRIIEESLRLLDGRHPVGAGVGLPAPVDPLHRLGLERSVLAHWDLQQLQDLMEAKLDCPVLLENDARSMAVGEVRDPLESLVAVKVSTGLGSGIIVRGALVRGAHGAAGDIGHVRIPEAAGRRCRCGRDGCLAAVASGRALLADRRFTAYRSLRQLVDAYGTDPAVRAAVAEAGRVLGRALAATVGTLNPGRLAVGGLIGILPEFLDACRQQILDDAFEPSLVDLEIVPADSRTATAVGLCKLVEESLYAPERVEQLLSQHTSQP from the coding sequence ATGACCCAGCAGAGAACGCTCGTAGGGGGCTCGGGACAGCCGCCGGTGGGGCTTGCCACCAGCGCCGGCCACCTCCTCCAGCTGCTGCGCTCCAACGCGGCCGGGTACAGCAGGGCAGCCCTGCTGGATATGACGGGGATGGCCCGGTCAACCCTTTACGAGCGGCTCGATGCACTGTTTGCGGCGGGCCTCGTCTACGAAGCCACACCATTGAGCGCCCAACGCGGCAGACCCCCGCGCGCCCTGCGCTTCGATGACCGCGACAAGCTGGTCCTTGGCATTGAAGTCGGGCATACACACGCCGGGATCCACCTCTTATCCCTGGGCCGGGAGATCGTGGCCAACGCCCGGCTGCCCATCGACATCAAGCAGCCCCAGGAGGCCGTCGTCAGCCGGATCATCGAAGAGTCCCTCCGGCTGCTTGACGGCCGGCACCCGGTGGGAGCCGGCGTGGGCCTCCCGGCCCCGGTGGACCCGCTCCACCGGCTGGGGCTGGAACGCAGCGTCCTGGCACATTGGGACCTTCAGCAGCTGCAGGACTTGATGGAAGCCAAGCTCGACTGTCCGGTGCTGCTGGAGAATGATGCACGGTCAATGGCCGTCGGTGAGGTACGGGACCCGTTGGAGTCGCTCGTGGCGGTCAAAGTCAGCACCGGCCTGGGCTCCGGCATCATCGTTCGCGGCGCCTTGGTCCGTGGCGCCCACGGCGCTGCCGGGGACATCGGGCACGTCCGCATTCCGGAAGCCGCGGGCAGGCGTTGCCGCTGCGGCAGGGACGGGTGCCTTGCAGCCGTAGCTTCGGGGCGGGCGTTGCTGGCCGACCGTCGGTTCACCGCCTACAGGTCATTGCGCCAGCTCGTTGATGCGTACGGCACTGATCCTGCAGTTCGCGCCGCGGTCGCAGAAGCCGGACGGGTCCTGGGACGCGCGCTCGCGGCCACGGTGGGAACGCTGAACCCCGGCCGGCTTGCTGTTGGCGGCCTAATTGGCATACTTCCCGAGTTCCTGGACGCCTGCCGGCAGCAGATCCTCGACGACGCCTTCGAGCCCTCCCTCGTGGACCTGGAGATCGTTCCGGCGGACAGCCGTACTGCCACGGCTGTGGGGCTCTGCAAACTGGTAGAGGAGAGCCTCTACGCGCCGGAGCGCGTCGAACAGCTGCTGTCCCAGCACACTAGCCAGCCCTGA
- a CDS encoding carbohydrate ABC transporter permease, whose amino-acid sequence MTLLFGWPMVSGILQAFGGPEGLTTANFTRMTQDPYFWSSVGNTLLLIVVMIPIQFVLALAMALLIRAKPRGASAYFYIWAIPLAVSDLAAGLVWLTVFTDRGYLNSLLASLGIDPVSWLAYDNYASMFGAVLIAEVWRATSLVFVIVVAGLQSIPKDYEEAAGVFGANSWNRLWHVTLPLLRPSLQTALILRTILAFQTFAVALALTGQNFPLVVGETYRWYTGLQDPNVASALALVVMAVSMVTAVGYLKLLRDQSEAPR is encoded by the coding sequence ATGACGCTTCTCTTCGGCTGGCCCATGGTCTCGGGCATCCTGCAGGCATTCGGGGGCCCCGAGGGGCTGACCACCGCGAACTTCACCCGCATGACGCAGGACCCGTACTTTTGGTCCTCGGTGGGCAACACCCTGCTTCTCATTGTGGTGATGATCCCAATCCAGTTCGTCCTTGCCCTCGCCATGGCCCTGCTGATCAGGGCAAAGCCAAGGGGAGCCTCGGCGTACTTCTACATCTGGGCGATCCCGCTGGCGGTCAGCGATCTCGCCGCCGGCCTGGTCTGGCTGACCGTCTTCACAGACCGGGGTTACCTCAACTCCCTCCTGGCCTCCCTGGGCATTGACCCCGTGTCGTGGCTTGCCTACGACAACTACGCCTCGATGTTCGGGGCGGTGCTGATCGCGGAGGTCTGGCGGGCCACCTCGCTGGTGTTCGTGATCGTTGTGGCAGGGCTGCAGTCCATCCCGAAGGATTACGAGGAGGCCGCCGGCGTCTTCGGGGCCAACTCCTGGAACCGCCTCTGGCACGTGACCCTTCCGCTCCTGCGGCCGAGCCTCCAGACGGCGCTGATCCTGCGGACCATCCTGGCCTTCCAGACCTTCGCCGTGGCACTGGCCCTCACCGGCCAGAACTTCCCGCTGGTGGTCGGTGAGACATACCGCTGGTACACCGGGCTCCAGGATCCCAACGTGGCTTCGGCGCTGGCGCTGGTGGTCATGGCTGTGTCCATGGTGACGGCGGTCGGTTACCTGAAACTCCTGAGAGACCAGTCGGAGGCGCCGCGATGA
- a CDS encoding DMT family transporter gives MPWLILLLSGALEAVWAAALHRAFRASGWRRLAPTALFLVSVVASTGGLAIAMQSIPTGTAYAVWVGVGVVLTSAYAIVTKVERPTAARLLLLSGIAVCVVGLKVVA, from the coding sequence ATGCCGTGGTTAATCCTTCTTCTCTCCGGCGCCCTGGAAGCCGTGTGGGCCGCCGCCTTGCACCGCGCGTTCCGGGCTTCCGGCTGGCGCCGCTTGGCCCCCACTGCGTTGTTCCTGGTTTCTGTCGTGGCCAGCACGGGCGGCCTGGCCATCGCCATGCAGTCCATCCCCACCGGCACGGCCTACGCCGTCTGGGTGGGGGTAGGCGTGGTGCTGACCTCCGCATACGCCATCGTCACCAAGGTGGAGCGCCCGACGGCGGCACGCCTCCTCCTGCTGTCCGGCATCGCCGTGTGCGTGGTTGGCTTGAAGGTGGTGGCGTGA
- a CDS encoding carbohydrate ABC transporter permease yields the protein MSHATTSKATAAAAGPQPEVDRRPLARQRRNRALLQLACILITLFMALPIYLIALAAMSSRQSLQKFPLSFIPDNFSTETMQTFLQSTGILGGLINSVQVGLFTLVLSLIIGLPAGYAVARFAFRGREPYQLFLLFTRALPIVVLSVPLAQLFLQTGLYDSVLAVVLLHSALALPTTILITASVFLGVPRDVEEAARIFGCSPLQAFLKVVLPMAIPGIAAASIFTFVMSWNEVLGASILTLNQRTLPAQVLSSLAESPLAYRFAGGFLLVVPALIFIFFMRRYLTNMWGSTIR from the coding sequence ATGAGCCACGCAACCACGTCCAAGGCCACTGCCGCTGCTGCCGGCCCGCAGCCGGAGGTGGACCGCAGGCCCCTGGCGCGCCAGCGGCGCAACCGCGCGCTGCTTCAACTGGCGTGCATCCTGATCACCCTCTTCATGGCATTGCCGATCTACCTGATCGCGCTGGCCGCCATGTCCAGCCGGCAGTCCCTGCAGAAGTTCCCGCTCAGCTTCATCCCGGACAACTTCTCCACTGAGACCATGCAGACGTTCCTGCAGTCGACGGGGATCCTGGGCGGGCTGATCAACTCCGTCCAGGTGGGCCTGTTCACGCTCGTGCTGTCATTGATCATCGGACTTCCGGCGGGGTATGCTGTCGCCCGCTTCGCCTTCCGCGGCAGGGAGCCCTACCAGCTCTTCCTGCTCTTCACCAGGGCCCTGCCCATTGTGGTGCTCTCCGTGCCCCTGGCCCAGCTTTTCCTCCAGACGGGCCTGTACGACAGCGTCCTCGCCGTCGTCCTGCTGCATTCGGCGCTGGCGCTGCCCACCACCATCCTGATCACGGCCTCGGTGTTCCTCGGTGTTCCGCGCGACGTCGAGGAGGCGGCGCGGATCTTCGGCTGCAGCCCGTTGCAGGCCTTCCTCAAAGTTGTGTTGCCCATGGCGATTCCTGGCATCGCGGCAGCATCGATCTTCACCTTTGTCATGTCCTGGAACGAAGTCCTGGGCGCCTCGATCCTCACGCTGAACCAGCGCACCCTCCCGGCGCAGGTCCTTAGTTCACTGGCGGAATCACCGTTGGCCTACCGCTTCGCCGGAGGCTTCCTCCTGGTGGTCCCGGCACTGATCTTCATCTTCTTTATGCGTCGCTACCTCACAAACATGTGGGGCTCCACCATCCGCTGA
- a CDS encoding nucleoside/nucleotide kinase family protein — MDSAEITQAMAALRRRLVPGTRIILGIAGAPGSGKSTFGAWIQEQFEPGLAVVVPMDGFHLGNAIIDGTPLRKRKGAIDTFDAGGYLSLLRRLVRRDEPVVYAPEFRRTLDEPVAASIAVPAEVPLVITEGNYLLAEPDPWKEVRAQLDEVWFVDTPPGMRLKRLVERHVSFGMDPAAAIAWATGPDEANAVLIQGTSPAADRIIPWH, encoded by the coding sequence ATGGACTCCGCTGAGATTACCCAGGCCATGGCTGCCCTCCGGCGCCGGCTTGTTCCCGGAACGCGGATCATCCTGGGCATCGCGGGTGCGCCGGGCTCCGGCAAATCCACCTTCGGGGCGTGGATCCAAGAGCAGTTCGAACCCGGACTGGCTGTGGTGGTCCCCATGGACGGCTTCCACCTGGGCAACGCCATCATTGACGGCACGCCATTGAGGAAGCGCAAAGGCGCCATCGACACGTTCGACGCCGGCGGGTACCTTTCGCTGCTGCGCCGCCTGGTGCGCCGGGATGAGCCCGTCGTCTACGCGCCCGAATTCCGCCGCACCCTGGACGAGCCCGTGGCCGCGTCCATCGCCGTCCCCGCCGAGGTTCCGCTGGTGATCACCGAGGGCAACTACCTGCTTGCCGAGCCGGACCCGTGGAAAGAGGTCCGCGCCCAGCTGGACGAGGTGTGGTTTGTGGACACTCCCCCGGGCATGCGGCTTAAGCGTCTGGTGGAACGGCATGTGTCATTCGGGATGGACCCGGCGGCAGCAATTGCCTGGGCAACCGGCCCGGACGAGGCCAACGCGGTGCTGATCCAGGGAACCAGTCCGGCAGCGGACAGAATCATCCCCTGGCACTAG
- a CDS encoding ABC transporter ATP-binding protein has translation MADISIKGLHKTYPGSTELATNNVSLEVAEGEFMVLLGPSGCGKTTLLRMVAGLDFPDEGSISIGGRDVTYLPPQERNLSMVFQSYAVFPHRKVRTNIGFGLVMKKFARDEIERKVAWAADLLQLTPYLDRYPAQLSGGQRQRVAVARAIVMDADVLLMDEPLSNLDALLRLDFRAELKKIVQQLGSTTLYVTHDQVEAMSLSDRVAVMKKGQIAQLGQPITVYDEPADRFVGGFIGSPPMNFLDGRVTQQGALEVGGQSTDAPEFLARGAARSGGLPVLVGIRAENILLEQRGAAGTLDATVEVVEPLGHATLLTVDLGGQIIKVQVPSTVRVSSGDKVGLRFDQAAVRFFDTETQLGLTA, from the coding sequence ATGGCTGATATCTCCATCAAGGGCCTGCACAAGACCTACCCCGGCAGCACGGAGCTGGCCACGAACAACGTCTCCCTCGAGGTTGCGGAGGGCGAGTTCATGGTGCTGCTCGGGCCCTCCGGGTGTGGGAAGACCACCTTGCTGCGCATGGTGGCCGGGCTGGACTTCCCGGACGAGGGAAGCATCTCCATCGGGGGGAGGGACGTGACGTATCTTCCCCCGCAGGAACGGAACCTCTCCATGGTGTTCCAGTCGTACGCCGTCTTCCCGCACCGGAAAGTGCGCACGAATATCGGCTTCGGCCTGGTAATGAAAAAATTCGCCCGGGATGAGATCGAGCGGAAGGTGGCCTGGGCAGCCGACCTGCTCCAGCTCACCCCATACCTGGACCGTTATCCGGCCCAGCTTTCTGGGGGGCAGCGGCAGCGCGTCGCCGTCGCGCGTGCGATTGTTATGGACGCTGACGTGCTGCTCATGGACGAGCCGCTGTCCAACCTTGACGCCCTCCTGCGCCTGGACTTCCGGGCCGAGCTGAAAAAGATCGTCCAGCAGCTGGGCTCCACCACCCTTTACGTCACCCACGACCAGGTCGAGGCGATGAGCCTCTCGGACCGGGTCGCGGTGATGAAAAAGGGACAAATTGCCCAGCTGGGGCAGCCCATCACTGTCTACGACGAGCCCGCGGACCGCTTCGTTGGCGGATTCATCGGGTCTCCACCCATGAATTTCCTGGACGGCCGGGTCACGCAGCAGGGCGCCCTGGAAGTAGGCGGCCAAAGCACGGATGCGCCTGAATTCCTGGCCCGCGGTGCAGCGAGGAGCGGCGGTCTTCCCGTGTTGGTGGGTATCCGTGCCGAAAACATCCTCCTCGAGCAGCGGGGAGCGGCAGGAACGCTGGATGCCACCGTGGAGGTGGTCGAGCCGCTCGGCCACGCCACCCTGCTGACAGTGGACCTTGGCGGGCAGATCATCAAGGTGCAGGTTCCCTCCACCGTGCGGGTCTCCTCCGGGGACAAAGTTGGCCTGCGCTTTGACCAAGCGGCCGTCCGGTTCTTCGACACCGAGACCCAGTTGGGACTCACCGCATGA
- a CDS encoding MBL fold metallo-hydrolase: MDSLLYDLPALTIRRISVSEMDNNVYLLSAKASGEQVLIDAADDLPAIQQLLQGSAADTSAAPTLALVATTHQHWDHVRALKGLVEATGAPTAAGKDDADALPVAVDRRLGHGDIVAVDGFELTAVHLRGHTPGSIAFVYADPEGPTHIFSGDSLFPGGVGNTQKDPERFTQLLSDVSERLFDAYPDSAVVHPGHGKPTTLGAERPHLEEWRARGW, encoded by the coding sequence ATGGACTCACTTCTTTACGACCTGCCGGCGCTGACCATCCGCCGGATTTCCGTCAGCGAGATGGACAACAACGTGTACCTGCTGTCCGCCAAAGCCAGCGGTGAGCAGGTGCTGATCGACGCCGCCGACGACCTTCCGGCCATCCAGCAGCTGCTGCAGGGTTCCGCAGCGGATACCTCCGCTGCACCCACGCTTGCCCTGGTCGCCACCACGCACCAGCACTGGGACCACGTCCGGGCGCTGAAGGGGCTGGTGGAAGCCACGGGTGCGCCCACTGCTGCGGGAAAGGACGACGCCGATGCGTTGCCCGTCGCGGTTGACCGGCGCCTTGGGCACGGGGACATTGTGGCCGTGGACGGCTTCGAGCTGACGGCAGTTCACTTGCGCGGGCACACGCCGGGCTCGATCGCGTTTGTGTATGCGGATCCTGAAGGGCCCACCCACATCTTCTCGGGCGACTCGCTGTTCCCCGGCGGAGTGGGCAACACCCAGAAGGATCCGGAGCGGTTCACCCAGCTTCTCAGCGATGTGAGCGAGCGCTTGTTTGATGCCTACCCGGACTCCGCCGTTGTGCACCCGGGCCATGGGAAACCCACAACCCTGGGTGCCGAACGGCCGCACCTGGAGGAGTGGCGCGCCCGCGGCTGGTGA
- a CDS encoding ABC transporter substrate-binding protein yields the protein MSDLAHNDVSRRALLKGGLMALATGPILAACGVNTSGSGGKGSVNFLSTQFSPVEERQKYEATLKKFSGDTSVAYNPVDTGVFNTTLKSQLSAGKVEVGMVGGLHGDLVPFASQLEDLSSLMNDLSSAGYSDDLKELAKLGTDVPRYIPWIQATYVLAINKKALEWLPSGADVNKLTYDQYLAWAEAAKAANGRPVFGIPAGPKGLHHRFYQGFLLPSFTGGQITTFRNADAVTAWTYMRDLWANTNPASTNYDFMQEPLGNGEVLVAWDHVARLITAVKDKPDDWQMVPAPSGPKGKGYLLIVGGMAVPQGSPEKDKAFELIRALSKPEAQIETLKSNAFFPVVKTNIGGDLPGGTALEAKAVKAQQEASDALLALPPVGLGDKDPQVSQLFKNCFQEICLNNADVKATLDRQGAELAKIMDTLNVPCWAPDPKATPCKVA from the coding sequence ATGTCCGATCTTGCTCACAATGACGTCAGCCGGCGGGCCTTGCTGAAGGGAGGTCTGATGGCCCTCGCCACCGGGCCGATCCTGGCAGCCTGCGGTGTGAACACCAGCGGAAGCGGAGGCAAGGGCTCCGTCAACTTCCTGTCCACGCAGTTCTCCCCGGTGGAGGAGCGGCAGAAGTACGAGGCCACACTCAAGAAATTCTCAGGGGACACCAGCGTCGCTTACAACCCGGTGGACACGGGCGTCTTCAACACCACCCTCAAATCCCAGCTCTCCGCCGGAAAGGTGGAAGTGGGCATGGTGGGCGGCCTGCACGGCGATCTGGTCCCCTTCGCATCGCAATTGGAGGACCTCAGTTCCCTCATGAATGACCTGTCTTCGGCCGGTTATTCTGACGACCTGAAAGAGTTGGCCAAGCTTGGCACCGATGTTCCGCGTTACATCCCCTGGATCCAGGCGACCTACGTTTTGGCCATCAACAAGAAGGCGCTCGAGTGGCTGCCTTCCGGAGCAGACGTCAACAAGCTCACCTATGACCAGTACCTGGCATGGGCGGAGGCCGCCAAAGCAGCCAACGGACGGCCCGTATTTGGAATTCCGGCCGGACCCAAGGGCCTCCATCACCGGTTTTACCAAGGCTTCCTCCTTCCAAGCTTCACCGGTGGACAAATCACCACCTTCCGCAACGCTGATGCCGTCACTGCCTGGACCTATATGCGCGACCTCTGGGCCAACACAAATCCCGCCTCCACCAACTACGACTTTATGCAGGAGCCACTGGGCAACGGCGAGGTCCTGGTGGCCTGGGACCATGTGGCCCGCCTGATCACCGCCGTCAAGGACAAGCCCGATGATTGGCAGATGGTTCCGGCACCGTCCGGCCCCAAAGGCAAGGGCTACCTGCTGATCGTCGGCGGGATGGCCGTCCCGCAGGGTTCGCCGGAGAAGGACAAGGCCTTTGAACTCATCAGGGCATTGTCCAAGCCTGAGGCACAGATCGAGACCCTGAAGTCCAACGCCTTCTTCCCCGTGGTCAAGACGAATATCGGCGGCGATCTTCCAGGCGGTACCGCCCTTGAGGCCAAAGCCGTCAAGGCGCAGCAGGAGGCCTCTGATGCGCTGCTCGCACTTCCCCCGGTCGGCCTTGGCGACAAGGACCCGCAGGTTTCCCAGCTGTTCAAGAACTGCTTCCAGGAAATCTGCCTGAACAACGCCGACGTCAAGGCCACCCTCGACCGCCAGGGAGCGGAACTCGCCAAGATCATGGACACCCTGAATGTCCCCTGCTGGGCGCCGGATCCTAAAGCGACACCGTGTAAGGTCGCCTGA